A stretch of Geomonas oryzisoli DNA encodes these proteins:
- a CDS encoding SAP domain-containing protein, translated as MKVQEIKEIAQKMDIPCGKLKKGELIRLIQNKEGNSACFDSGQSSQCGQQGCLWAEDCN; from the coding sequence ATGAAGGTCCAGGAGATCAAGGAGATCGCACAAAAGATGGACATCCCGTGCGGGAAGCTGAAAAAAGGCGAGCTGATCCGCCTTATCCAAAACAAGGAAGGAAATAGCGCGTGTTTCGATTCGGGGCAGTCATCCCAGTGCGGGCAGCAGGGCTGCCTCTGGGCGGAGGACTGCAACTGA
- a CDS encoding ferritin-like domain-containing protein has product MNRDDILDQLEKLIQLDVDATHAYDQAIKNVNEVVIKDKLIQFQADHRKHIDLLSAKLLELGGTPPELTSDFKGFLISGFTALRSLTGSKGALEAMESNERLTTSRYEEASKLDFPVDISAIVRANYADEQRHLSFIREALPTLRK; this is encoded by the coding sequence ATGAACAGAGACGACATTCTCGACCAATTGGAAAAACTGATCCAGCTGGATGTGGACGCGACCCATGCCTATGACCAGGCCATCAAGAACGTGAACGAGGTGGTCATCAAGGACAAGTTGATCCAGTTCCAGGCGGACCACCGCAAGCACATCGACCTCCTCTCCGCGAAGCTGCTGGAGCTCGGGGGGACCCCGCCGGAGCTCACCTCCGACTTCAAGGGGTTCCTCATCTCCGGCTTCACGGCCCTGCGCAGCCTGACCGGCTCGAAGGGGGCACTGGAGGCGATGGAGAGCAACGAACGCCTGACCACCAGCCGTTACGAGGAGGCCTCCAAGCTCGATTTCCCCGTGGACATCTCGGCCATCGTGCGTGCCAACTACGCCGACGAGCAGCGCCACCTCTCCTTCATCCGCGAAGCACTGCCGACGTTGCGCAAGTAG
- the treZ gene encoding malto-oligosyltrehalose trehalohydrolase, with protein sequence MVAGGWRVELGATVLKDGTQFRVWAPKSKTVNVLILSGKATGTVAMQPEGKGYYSITVPGVADGDRYLYQLDSGRTFPDPVSRYQPDGVHEPSQVVDPEQFLWSEEGWQGIPLEQYRIYEIHVGTFTVEGTFEAVIQHLDYLVELGITALEIMPVSQCPGRRNWGYDGVYHFAPQSNYGGPEGLRRLVNACHRKGLAVVLDVVYNHFGPEGCYLDDFGHYFTDKYRTPWGRAMNLDGADSDPVLEYFLGNAAYWTTEFRFDGLRLDAVDWIFDQTPKPLLRRLADEIHQHRERLGRQLYLFAENDTNDVRLINSPDKCGFGLDAQWCDNFHHALRALLTGEITGYYEDFGQFSQLQKAFEEAFVYTGEYSRYRRRRHGGPTEKHPGSQFVVFSQNHDQVGNRKCGDRLSATLPLNQLLLAAATVILSPYLPLIFMGEEYGERAPFHYFIDHTDPELVELVRKGKHEEHASGICEGDIPDPAAESTFEESVIDVASPKEGEQAVILAFYRKLFALRTALPALQVYQRDAMAVAGLPEQKVLFLRRWTGGSSVLCLFSFSNIQQEIPLDLPRGNWERVLDSSGQQWRGPGEEAPERVEVGDAERHRMVRVNPFSVVMYSAQLSGGTHGAS encoded by the coding sequence ATGGTAGCGGGTGGCTGGCGCGTAGAACTCGGCGCCACGGTTTTGAAGGATGGGACGCAGTTCCGGGTCTGGGCCCCCAAGTCCAAGACGGTGAACGTCCTCATCCTCTCCGGCAAGGCAACCGGCACGGTGGCCATGCAGCCGGAGGGAAAAGGATACTATTCGATCACCGTCCCCGGCGTGGCCGACGGCGACCGCTATCTCTACCAGCTCGACTCCGGCAGGACCTTTCCCGATCCCGTGTCACGCTACCAGCCCGACGGCGTGCACGAGCCGTCCCAGGTGGTGGACCCGGAACAGTTCCTGTGGAGCGAGGAGGGGTGGCAGGGTATCCCGTTGGAGCAGTACCGCATCTACGAAATCCACGTCGGTACCTTCACCGTGGAAGGGACCTTCGAAGCGGTGATCCAGCATCTGGACTACCTGGTCGAGCTGGGGATCACCGCGCTGGAGATCATGCCGGTGTCGCAATGCCCGGGGAGGCGCAACTGGGGCTACGACGGCGTGTACCATTTCGCCCCCCAAAGCAACTACGGCGGCCCCGAAGGGCTGAGAAGGCTGGTGAACGCCTGTCACAGGAAGGGACTCGCGGTGGTACTGGACGTGGTCTACAACCACTTCGGCCCGGAGGGGTGCTACCTGGACGACTTCGGCCACTACTTCACCGACAAGTACCGCACCCCCTGGGGGCGGGCCATGAACCTCGACGGCGCTGACAGCGACCCGGTCCTGGAATACTTCCTGGGCAACGCCGCCTACTGGACGACGGAATTCCGTTTCGACGGGCTGCGGCTGGATGCGGTGGACTGGATCTTCGACCAGACCCCGAAGCCGCTTTTGCGCCGCCTGGCCGACGAGATCCACCAGCACCGGGAGCGGCTGGGACGTCAGCTCTACCTCTTCGCGGAGAACGACACCAACGACGTGCGCCTGATCAATTCCCCGGATAAGTGCGGCTTCGGCCTCGATGCACAGTGGTGCGACAACTTCCATCACGCGCTGCGCGCGCTTTTGACCGGCGAGATCACCGGATACTACGAGGATTTCGGCCAGTTCAGCCAGCTGCAGAAGGCGTTCGAGGAGGCCTTCGTCTACACCGGCGAGTACTCGAGGTACCGCAGGCGGCGCCACGGCGGACCTACCGAAAAACATCCCGGCTCGCAGTTCGTGGTCTTCTCGCAGAACCACGACCAGGTCGGTAACCGCAAGTGCGGCGACCGCCTGAGCGCCACCCTCCCTTTGAATCAACTGCTCCTCGCGGCCGCCACGGTGATCCTGTCTCCCTACCTGCCGCTGATCTTCATGGGAGAGGAGTACGGGGAGCGCGCCCCCTTCCACTACTTCATCGACCACACCGACCCGGAACTCGTGGAGTTGGTGCGCAAGGGCAAGCACGAGGAGCATGCCTCCGGGATCTGCGAGGGTGACATCCCTGATCCAGCGGCCGAGTCTACCTTCGAGGAATCAGTGATCGACGTGGCGTCGCCCAAAGAGGGTGAGCAGGCCGTCATCCTCGCCTTCTACAGGAAGCTCTTTGCCCTGCGTACCGCCCTTCCGGCGCTACAGGTGTACCAGCGCGACGCGATGGCGGTCGCGGGGCTGCCTGAACAGAAGGTTCTCTTCCTGAGAAGGTGGACCGGCGGCTCCTCGGTGCTTTGCCTGTTCAGCTTCAGCAACATCCAGCAGGAGATCCCTCTCGATCTGCCGCGGGGAAATTGGGAGCGGGTGCTGGACTCCTCGGGGCAGCAGTGGCGAGGCCCGGGCGAGGAGGCCCCGGAGCGTGTGGAAGTCGGCGATGCGGAGCGGCACCGGATGGTCAGGGTCAACCCTTTCAGCGTGGTGATGTACAGCGCCCAACTTTCAGGAGGAACACATGGAGCCAGCTAA